The Georgenia faecalis genome includes a window with the following:
- a CDS encoding SRPBCC family protein, with product MPITSVEKDLDALTLTVVADFPVPARRLWDAYADPRQLEKFWGPEGWPATFTRHDMAPGGRSAYYMSGPDGERAGGYWEFLAVEPGRSFEVRDGFAGPDGAPNREMPSMRMVYTFEETDVGCRLVTTTSFNSLDELEKLIGMGMEEGLTSAMSQIDDVVADLTSFAATRPAEAQLIGDTQVRISRVIRGSVQQVWDAHHDPELVRRWMLGPDGWTMPVCDVASTVGETYRYEWEQDDGEGRFGFTGEILETEPPYREVTTERMIGMEGPGTRNERTLTEVEGGTLLTVVITYPDAELRETVLATGMTDGMETSYARMEAEVLGQSSAVAQGEGR from the coding sequence ATGCCCATCACCTCCGTCGAGAAGGACCTCGACGCCCTGACCCTCACCGTCGTTGCCGACTTCCCCGTCCCGGCGCGCCGGCTCTGGGACGCCTACGCCGATCCCCGCCAGCTCGAGAAGTTCTGGGGCCCGGAGGGGTGGCCGGCGACGTTCACCCGCCACGACATGGCGCCCGGCGGGCGCTCCGCCTATTACATGTCGGGCCCCGACGGCGAGCGCGCCGGCGGGTACTGGGAGTTCCTCGCCGTCGAGCCCGGCCGCTCCTTCGAGGTGCGCGACGGTTTCGCCGGTCCCGACGGCGCCCCGAACCGGGAGATGCCCTCGATGCGGATGGTCTACACCTTTGAGGAGACCGACGTCGGGTGCCGACTGGTGACCACCACGTCGTTCAACTCCCTCGACGAGCTCGAGAAGCTGATCGGGATGGGCATGGAGGAGGGCCTCACGTCGGCGATGAGCCAGATCGACGACGTCGTCGCGGACCTCACCTCGTTCGCGGCCACCCGCCCGGCAGAGGCCCAGCTCATCGGCGACACCCAGGTGCGCATCAGCCGGGTGATCCGCGGGTCGGTCCAGCAGGTGTGGGACGCCCACCACGACCCCGAGCTCGTGCGGCGCTGGATGCTCGGCCCCGACGGCTGGACCATGCCCGTGTGCGACGTCGCCTCGACCGTGGGGGAGACCTACCGGTACGAGTGGGAGCAGGACGACGGCGAGGGCCGGTTCGGGTTCACCGGCGAGATCCTCGAGACGGAGCCGCCGTACCGCGAGGTCACCACGGAGCGGATGATCGGGATGGAGGGTCCGGGCACGAGGAACGAGCGCACGCTGACGGAGGTCGAGGGCGGGACCCTGCTCACCGTGGTCATCACGTACCCGGACGCGGAGCTCCGCGAGACGGTGCTGGCCACCGGTATGACCGACGGCATGGAGACGAGCTACGCGCGGATGGAGGCGGAGGTGCTCGGGCAGTCGAGTGCGGTCGCTCAGGGGGAGGGCCGCTGA
- a CDS encoding RNA polymerase sigma factor — protein sequence MDEALLRSLTPAVIAVLCRRGLDFAAAEDAVQEGLVEAVRLWPDDPPRDPKGWLVAVAWRKYLDVARAEAARSRREVRVELEPPPGPAVAVDDTLGLYFLCAHPSLTPASAVALTLRALGGLTTRQIAQAYLVPEATMAQRISRAKRTVARVRLDQPGDVATVLRVLYLVFNEGYTGDVDLAAEAIRLTRQLAGLVDHPEVAGLLALMLLHHARRPARTRPDGGIVPLADQDRSAWDTALIAEGVAVLQRALARDHLGEYQAQAAVAALHADAPTAAETNWVQIVEWYDELVRLTGSPVARLNRAVAVGEADGGRAGLAALAGLDPALPRYTAVAAYLHERSGETATAARLNAEAARLAHDAAERDHLTRQAARLNAALRG from the coding sequence TCATCGCCGTCCTCTGCCGCCGCGGGCTCGACTTCGCGGCGGCAGAGGACGCGGTGCAGGAGGGGCTGGTCGAGGCGGTGCGCCTGTGGCCGGACGACCCGCCGCGCGACCCCAAGGGGTGGCTGGTGGCGGTGGCGTGGCGCAAGTACCTCGACGTCGCCCGGGCGGAGGCGGCCCGGTCCCGGCGCGAGGTCCGCGTCGAGCTCGAGCCGCCGCCCGGCCCGGCCGTCGCCGTCGACGACACGCTCGGGCTGTACTTCCTCTGCGCCCACCCGTCGCTGACGCCGGCGTCGGCCGTCGCGCTCACGCTCCGGGCCCTCGGCGGCCTCACGACGCGGCAGATCGCCCAGGCCTACCTCGTCCCCGAGGCGACGATGGCCCAGCGGATCAGCCGCGCGAAGCGGACCGTCGCCCGGGTACGCCTCGACCAGCCCGGCGACGTCGCCACGGTGCTGCGCGTCCTCTACCTCGTCTTCAACGAGGGGTACACCGGCGACGTCGACCTCGCCGCCGAGGCCATCCGCCTCACCCGCCAGCTCGCGGGCCTCGTCGACCACCCGGAGGTGGCCGGGCTGCTCGCGCTCATGCTGCTCCACCACGCCCGCCGGCCCGCCCGCACCCGGCCCGACGGCGGGATCGTCCCGCTGGCGGACCAGGACCGCAGCGCCTGGGACACCGCCCTCATCGCCGAGGGCGTCGCCGTCCTCCAGCGGGCGCTGGCCCGCGACCACCTGGGGGAGTACCAGGCGCAGGCCGCCGTCGCCGCCCTGCACGCGGATGCGCCGACGGCGGCCGAGACCAACTGGGTGCAGATCGTCGAGTGGTACGACGAGCTCGTGCGCCTCACCGGCAGCCCGGTGGCCCGCCTCAACCGGGCGGTCGCCGTGGGGGAGGCCGACGGCGGCCGCGCGGGCCTCGCGGCGCTCGCCGGGCTGGATCCGGCGCTGCCGCGGTACACCGCCGTCGCCGCCTACCTGCACGAGCGGTCGGGGGAGACGGCGACCGCGGCGCGCCTGAACGCGGAGGCGGCGCGGCTCGCCCACGACGCCGCCGAGCGCGACCACCTCACGCGTCAGGCCGCGCGGCTCAACGCGGCGCTGCGGGGCTGA
- a CDS encoding phosphotransferase, translated as MSTVPEWTPERIIDARLAAAVVAEQFPDLAGLPVRPFGAGWDNVLFAVGDDWLFRFIHRAIALPGARRELAVLTELANSLPLPIPYPERVGRPTAEVEWPFWGARHIPGKELAEAGLADEARVEVARGVGTFLRALHDPALARRVATAAEAAGAALRVDPMRRGDPASTAERARGRLEVLEAAGVAVPRGAIEELFAVAEPVGASVAEPVLVHGDLHVRHVLVEAGAASGVVDWGDTALADPSVDLMIAYAAFPGPARAAFFDAYGPVDGDTELRARALAVHVSATLLDYAVGEGMTALAAEASEGLRRAAQ; from the coding sequence ATGAGCACCGTGCCGGAGTGGACGCCCGAACGGATCATCGACGCGCGTCTGGCCGCCGCCGTCGTCGCCGAGCAGTTCCCGGACCTCGCCGGGCTGCCGGTCCGGCCGTTCGGCGCCGGGTGGGACAACGTCCTGTTCGCGGTCGGCGACGACTGGCTGTTCCGGTTCATCCACCGAGCGATCGCCCTGCCCGGCGCGCGGCGCGAGCTCGCGGTGCTCACGGAGCTGGCGAACTCCCTGCCGCTGCCCATCCCGTACCCCGAGCGCGTGGGCCGGCCGACGGCGGAGGTGGAGTGGCCGTTCTGGGGTGCGCGGCACATCCCGGGCAAAGAGCTCGCGGAGGCCGGCCTGGCGGACGAGGCACGGGTCGAGGTGGCGCGGGGTGTCGGGACGTTCCTCCGGGCGCTGCACGACCCGGCCCTGGCCCGCCGCGTCGCGACCGCGGCCGAGGCGGCCGGCGCCGCGCTGCGGGTGGACCCCATGCGGCGCGGCGACCCGGCGTCGACGGCGGAGCGTGCCCGGGGCCGCCTCGAGGTACTCGAGGCGGCCGGGGTAGCGGTCCCGCGGGGGGCGATCGAGGAGCTCTTCGCCGTCGCGGAGCCCGTCGGGGCCTCCGTGGCCGAGCCGGTGCTGGTCCACGGGGACCTGCATGTGCGTCACGTGCTGGTCGAGGCGGGGGCGGCGAGCGGCGTCGTCGACTGGGGCGACACCGCGCTGGCCGACCCGTCGGTGGACCTCATGATTGCCTACGCCGCGTTCCCCGGGCCGGCGCGCGCCGCGTTCTTCGACGCCTACGGGCCGGTCGACGGGGACACGGAGCTGCGGGCGCGCGCGCTCGCCGTCCACGTCAGCGCGACGCTGCTCGACTACGCGGTGGGGGAGGGCATGACCGCGCTCGCGGCCGAGGCGTCGGAAGGGTTGCGGCGGGCGGCGCAGTAG
- a CDS encoding ArsR/SmtB family transcription factor, whose product MVARSGQPTALSDAEIDRIFRALADATRRDIVRRTLSGEPTVSELASSYDMSFAAVQKHVAVLEEAGLVTKRRHGRERLVRGNPDTLRRAQSLLAQYEEIWRGRIDRLDALLAED is encoded by the coding sequence ATGGTTGCACGAAGTGGTCAGCCCACCGCCCTGAGCGACGCCGAGATCGACCGGATCTTCCGGGCACTCGCCGACGCGACCCGGCGTGACATCGTCCGGCGCACCCTCAGCGGGGAGCCGACGGTGTCCGAGCTGGCCTCGTCGTACGACATGTCGTTCGCGGCGGTGCAGAAGCACGTCGCCGTGCTGGAGGAGGCGGGTCTGGTGACCAAGCGCCGTCACGGCCGCGAACGACTCGTGCGCGGGAACCCCGACACGCTGCGCCGGGCCCAGTCCCTGCTCGCGCAGTACGAAGAGATCTGGCGCGGCCGCATCGACCGGCTCGACGCGCTCCTTGCCGAGGACTGA
- the panB gene encoding 3-methyl-2-oxobutanoate hydroxymethyltransferase, with translation MNANPDRPSEQRPAPAPPTPAAGFAIPQHQPKDGRQGVPVPSRVRVHHLRAMKERGEPLTMLTAYDTVTARIFDEAGIDLLLVGDSIGDNMLGHPSTIPVTVDEMIPAVRAVSRGTTRAMVVADLPFGSYEASPAQAHATAVRMMKEGGAHAVKFEGGAHLAEHVRLLARSGIPVVGHLGFTPQAENMLGGKRVQGRGNEAAETLMSDAMALQDAGAVAVVLEMVPRPVAARATEILAIPTIGIGAGAECDGQVLVWTDMAGMTSWSPRFAPHFGEVGAALYAATREYAAAVRERTFPRPEHSYEE, from the coding sequence ATGAACGCGAACCCCGACCGTCCCAGCGAGCAGCGTCCCGCCCCTGCTCCGCCGACCCCGGCCGCCGGATTCGCCATCCCCCAGCACCAGCCCAAGGACGGCCGCCAGGGCGTGCCGGTCCCCAGCCGGGTCCGCGTCCACCACCTGCGCGCCATGAAGGAGCGCGGCGAGCCCCTCACGATGCTCACCGCCTACGACACCGTCACCGCCCGCATCTTCGACGAGGCCGGCATCGACCTCCTCCTCGTCGGCGACTCCATCGGCGACAACATGCTCGGCCACCCCAGCACCATCCCCGTCACCGTCGACGAGATGATCCCCGCCGTCCGCGCCGTCTCCCGCGGCACCACCCGCGCCATGGTCGTCGCCGACCTCCCCTTCGGCTCCTACGAGGCCTCCCCCGCCCAGGCCCACGCCACCGCCGTGCGCATGATGAAGGAGGGCGGCGCCCACGCGGTGAAGTTCGAGGGCGGCGCCCACCTCGCCGAGCACGTCCGCCTGCTCGCCCGCTCGGGCATCCCCGTCGTCGGGCACCTCGGGTTCACCCCGCAGGCGGAGAACATGCTCGGCGGCAAGCGCGTCCAGGGCCGCGGCAACGAGGCGGCCGAGACGCTCATGTCCGACGCCATGGCCCTCCAGGACGCCGGCGCGGTCGCCGTCGTCCTCGAGATGGTCCCCCGACCGGTCGCCGCCCGGGCGACGGAGATCCTCGCCATCCCCACCATCGGCATCGGCGCCGGCGCCGAGTGCGACGGCCAGGTCCTCGTGTGGACCGACATGGCCGGGATGACCTCGTGGTCGCCGCGCTTCGCCCCCCACTTCGGCGAGGTCGGCGCCGCGCTGTACGCCGCCACCCGCGAGTACGCCGCCGCCGTGCGCGAGCGGACCTTCCCCCGCCCCGAGCATTCCTACGAGGAGTGA
- a CDS encoding epoxide hydrolase family protein: protein MNAPSTAVTPFTLHVPHASLAALTTRLEQTHWPVEDAGTGWDHGVPVDYAKELAAYWATEFDWRAQERRINATPQFTTPIDGHDVHFFHVRSAHDGATPLLLLHGWPGAPTEFLPMVDALVDPTAHGGAAEDAFDVVIATIPGFGISGPAIGWNTDRAAAAMVTLMARLGYQRYAVHGYDTGALIARTMGLIDRDHLIGLHLTDVLGGEELTYETADLSDPREARAVERSMRYQYELGGYAIVQSTRPQSLGLALTDSPVGLLTWLVERFRDWSAASDGPDEVFTRDDMLTTVSIYWHFATIWSSMRYYKEATSEWGAEPETSTTPLAIAAMPHDLSGAVPRIIEKTNNLLRWEELPAGGHFAGWEQPDLMVRDLRAAVRVLRAHDDGPGDARDASDTADPVSPAAPR, encoded by the coding sequence ATGAACGCCCCGAGCACCGCCGTCACCCCCTTCACCCTCCACGTCCCGCACGCGTCCTTGGCGGCGTTGACCACCCGCCTGGAGCAGACGCACTGGCCGGTCGAGGACGCCGGGACGGGCTGGGACCACGGGGTCCCCGTCGACTACGCCAAGGAGCTCGCGGCCTACTGGGCCACCGAGTTCGACTGGCGGGCGCAGGAGCGGCGGATCAACGCGACGCCGCAGTTCACCACCCCGATCGACGGGCACGACGTGCACTTCTTCCACGTCCGCTCGGCGCACGACGGCGCGACGCCGCTGCTGCTCCTGCACGGGTGGCCGGGAGCGCCGACGGAGTTCCTGCCGATGGTGGACGCGCTCGTCGACCCGACTGCGCACGGCGGCGCTGCCGAGGACGCGTTCGACGTCGTCATCGCCACCATCCCCGGGTTCGGGATCTCCGGTCCCGCGATCGGCTGGAACACCGACCGGGCCGCAGCGGCCATGGTCACCCTCATGGCCAGGCTCGGCTATCAGCGGTATGCCGTCCACGGCTACGACACCGGCGCCCTCATCGCGCGCACGATGGGCCTCATCGACCGCGACCACCTCATCGGCCTGCACCTCACCGACGTGCTCGGCGGCGAGGAGCTCACCTACGAGACGGCCGACCTCAGCGACCCGCGGGAGGCGCGAGCCGTCGAGCGCTCTATGCGCTACCAGTACGAGCTCGGTGGGTACGCGATCGTCCAGTCCACCCGCCCGCAGTCCCTCGGCCTCGCCCTCACCGACTCCCCCGTCGGCCTGCTCACGTGGCTCGTCGAGCGGTTCCGGGACTGGTCGGCCGCCTCGGACGGGCCGGACGAGGTCTTCACCCGGGACGACATGCTCACCACCGTCAGCATCTACTGGCACTTCGCCACGATCTGGTCATCGATGCGCTACTACAAGGAGGCCACCTCCGAGTGGGGCGCCGAGCCGGAGACGTCGACGACGCCGCTCGCGATCGCCGCCATGCCGCACGACCTCAGCGGCGCCGTGCCGCGCATCATCGAGAAGACGAACAACCTCCTCCGGTGGGAGGAGCTGCCCGCCGGCGGTCACTTCGCCGGCTGGGAGCAGCCGGACCTCATGGTGCGGGACCTCCGTGCGGCGGTCCGGGTCCTGCGCGCCCACGACGACGGTCCGGGCGACGCTCGCGACGCCTCCGACACTGCGGATCCCGTCAGCCCCGCAGCGCCGCGTTGA
- a CDS encoding DUF6308 family protein: protein MSCIFCAIVAGEEQAHVVLETDDVVAFLDTRPVFKGHVLVVPREHVVTLPELPTTAIEPFFAAVQRVAAALPDALGAQGTLVAMNNIVSQSVPHLHAHVVPRTKGDGLRGFFWPRHKYADGEAAEYAKRVAAALGPSDSWRYIKSAPGNDTCCVTVGQARSMTTNTEPSSRTPLDWPPIADEVLAGALEQAFLALSDDGPSPVGERLARYYDVAGNYVGATFTSLQPNEQDGVTSADLHATTLMNVKLGPRATRQLLTGPMHDGVVAAMISLPDVTLADADDAALEAMYAFYIAVKEAISSPLAAKSNPWVTTSKLCARKRPHLFPVRDRDVCTLLGVRALKDVRADWQVFRALMQNPQIREAIAALPEAARAAAQERELLLDDSDLRLLDAALWTYTKRGTPEEPPVEEE from the coding sequence ATGAGCTGCATCTTTTGCGCGATCGTCGCCGGCGAGGAGCAGGCTCACGTCGTCCTGGAGACCGACGACGTGGTGGCCTTCCTCGACACCCGCCCCGTGTTCAAGGGTCACGTGCTCGTCGTGCCCCGCGAACACGTCGTCACGCTGCCGGAACTGCCGACGACGGCGATCGAGCCGTTCTTCGCTGCGGTGCAGCGGGTGGCGGCGGCGCTTCCGGACGCCCTCGGCGCGCAGGGCACGCTCGTCGCGATGAACAACATCGTCAGCCAGAGCGTGCCGCACCTGCACGCCCACGTCGTGCCGCGCACCAAGGGCGACGGCTTGCGCGGGTTCTTCTGGCCGCGGCACAAGTACGCCGACGGCGAGGCGGCTGAGTACGCGAAGCGGGTCGCTGCGGCGCTCGGCCCTAGCGATAGCTGGCGGTACATCAAGTCCGCCCCCGGAAACGACACGTGCTGCGTGACGGTAGGTCAGGCTCGCTCCATGACGACGAATACCGAGCCTTCCTCGCGGACTCCCCTCGACTGGCCACCAATTGCGGACGAGGTCCTTGCCGGCGCATTGGAGCAGGCGTTCCTGGCTCTCTCCGACGACGGCCCGTCGCCGGTTGGCGAGCGACTCGCCCGCTACTACGACGTTGCCGGCAACTACGTGGGCGCGACGTTCACGTCCTTGCAGCCCAACGAGCAGGACGGTGTTACCTCAGCCGACCTCCATGCCACCACGCTGATGAACGTCAAGCTCGGGCCGCGCGCCACGCGCCAACTGCTCACCGGGCCGATGCACGACGGGGTGGTCGCCGCGATGATCTCTCTGCCCGACGTCACCCTCGCTGACGCCGACGACGCAGCACTCGAGGCGATGTACGCGTTCTACATCGCGGTCAAGGAGGCCATCTCCAGTCCGTTAGCCGCGAAGTCCAACCCGTGGGTCACGACGAGCAAACTCTGTGCCCGCAAGCGACCGCACCTCTTCCCGGTACGTGACCGTGACGTGTGCACGCTCTTGGGCGTTCGAGCGTTGAAGGACGTCCGCGCCGACTGGCAGGTGTTTCGCGCGCTCATGCAGAACCCGCAGATCCGCGAGGCGATTGCCGCTCTGCCGGAGGCCGCACGTGCCGCGGCGCAGGAGCGTGAGCTCCTGCTCGATGACTCAGACCTCCGGCTCCTCGATGCCGCGCTCTGGACGTACACGAAGCGAGGCACGCCTGAGGAGCCCCCGGTCGAGGAGGAGTGA